Proteins encoded within one genomic window of Streptomyces profundus:
- a CDS encoding ABC transporter ATP-binding protein: protein MNLTHSLTAERLTLGYGDRVVVSSLDLTVPPGEITVIVGANACGKSTLLRSMSRLLRPREGHVLLDGRAVHRLPAKELARTLGLLPQSPVAPEGITVLDLVSRGRHPHQGVFSRWNERDDAAVASALEATRTTDLADRAVDELSGGQRQRVWIAMALAQETALLLLDEPTTFLDVSHQVEVLDLLTDLNRKRGTTIVMVLHDLNLAARYADHLIALADGRPHAAGPPAEVLTEDCVRVVFGLESRVIDDPVSGRPLMLPIGRYHSEVTAPG, encoded by the coding sequence TTGAACCTGACCCACTCCCTCACGGCCGAGCGGCTGACGCTCGGCTACGGCGACCGGGTGGTCGTCTCATCGCTCGATCTGACGGTGCCGCCCGGCGAGATCACGGTGATCGTCGGGGCCAACGCCTGCGGGAAGTCGACCCTGCTGCGGTCGATGTCCCGGCTGCTGCGGCCCCGGGAGGGCCATGTCCTGCTGGACGGCCGGGCGGTGCACCGGCTGCCGGCCAAGGAACTCGCGCGCACCCTCGGCCTGTTGCCGCAGTCCCCGGTGGCGCCCGAGGGCATCACGGTGCTCGATCTGGTCAGCCGGGGCCGCCACCCCCACCAGGGCGTCTTCTCCCGCTGGAACGAGCGGGACGACGCGGCCGTGGCGTCCGCCCTGGAGGCCACCAGGACCACGGACCTCGCCGACCGCGCCGTGGACGAGCTGTCCGGCGGGCAGCGCCAGCGGGTGTGGATCGCCATGGCCCTGGCCCAGGAGACCGCCCTGCTGCTGCTCGACGAGCCCACCACCTTCCTGGACGTCAGCCACCAGGTCGAGGTCCTCGATCTGCTGACCGACCTCAACCGCAAGCGCGGCACCACCATCGTGATGGTGCTGCACGACCTCAACCTCGCCGCCAGGTACGCGGATCACCTGATCGCGCTGGCCGACGGCCGGCCGCACGCGGCGGGGCCGCCGGCCGAGGTGCTGACGGAGGACTGCGTGCGCGTGGTGTTCGGCCTGGAGAGCCGCGTCATCGACGACCCGGTCTCGGGACGGCCGTTGATGCTGCCCATCGGCAGGTACCACAGCGAGGTGACCGCCCCCGGCTGA
- a CDS encoding MFS transporter: MSSPAPVTDSGSPTAEATSGWQWLAVAVLSLSTFVVVTSEMLPVGVLTPMADGLDISTGTAGYSLTVTGLVAAVTAPSVPRLLGGLDRRLVLAVAMVVLAVGNALTAVAGGLGLLMVSRVVIGFGMGAVWGLASAVATRLVAPRNAALAVSFAVSGVAAASVVGVPLGTLVGNAFGWRAAFGCLAGAALLLAAGLLLALPRLPRPAAPDPAPDGRRAGLWTPAVGVGLTLIALLVTAHFAAYTYVRPVLEERTGLTAGSIALLLLVYGLFGLVGNFAAGAAAAGRARRTVLGLALGIGTAIALLAVLGTVVGAAWGAIALWGLAYGGLSVGGQIWMSQAAPHRVEQVTGLYVGVFTAAIALGAFLGGTVVESAGITTLLWSAAALALAALAVGLTGPGPAARR; this comes from the coding sequence ATGAGCTCCCCAGCGCCGGTCACCGACTCCGGCTCCCCGACGGCCGAGGCCACCAGCGGGTGGCAGTGGCTGGCCGTCGCCGTGCTGTCGTTGAGCACCTTTGTGGTGGTCACCTCGGAGATGCTGCCGGTCGGCGTGCTGACGCCGATGGCCGATGGCCTGGACATCAGCACCGGCACCGCCGGCTACAGCCTGACCGTCACCGGGCTGGTGGCCGCCGTGACGGCACCGAGCGTTCCGCGCCTGCTGGGCGGGCTGGACCGGCGGCTCGTCCTGGCCGTGGCGATGGTGGTGCTGGCCGTCGGCAACGCGCTGACGGCCGTCGCCGGCGGGCTCGGCCTGCTGATGGTCTCCCGGGTGGTGATCGGCTTCGGCATGGGCGCCGTCTGGGGACTGGCCTCCGCCGTAGCGACCCGGCTGGTGGCGCCGCGCAACGCGGCCCTCGCGGTGTCCTTCGCGGTCAGCGGCGTCGCCGCCGCCTCCGTCGTCGGGGTGCCGCTTGGCACGCTGGTCGGCAACGCCTTCGGCTGGCGGGCCGCGTTCGGCTGCCTGGCGGGCGCGGCGCTGCTGCTCGCCGCCGGGCTGCTGCTGGCGCTGCCGCGCCTCCCCCGCCCGGCCGCGCCCGACCCCGCCCCGGACGGACGACGAGCGGGCCTGTGGACGCCGGCCGTCGGCGTGGGCCTGACGCTGATCGCGTTGCTGGTGACCGCGCACTTCGCCGCCTACACCTATGTGCGGCCCGTGTTGGAGGAACGCACCGGTCTGACCGCCGGCTCCATCGCCCTGCTGCTGCTGGTCTACGGCCTCTTCGGGCTGGTCGGCAACTTCGCCGCCGGCGCGGCTGCGGCCGGCCGGGCCCGCCGCACCGTGCTCGGCCTGGCGCTCGGCATCGGCACGGCGATCGCGCTGCTCGCCGTCCTGGGCACGGTCGTCGGCGCGGCCTGGGGCGCCATCGCGCTGTGGGGGCTGGCCTACGGGGGGCTGTCCGTGGGCGGTCAGATCTGGATGAGCCAGGCGGCGCCGCACCGCGTCGAGCAGGTCACCGGCCTCTATGTCGGGGTCTTCACCGCCGCGATCGCGCTGGGCGCGTTCCTGGGCGGCACCGTCGTGGAGTCGGCCGGCATCACGACGCTGCTCTGGAGCGCGGCGGCGCTGGCCCTGGCTGCCCTGGCGGTGGGCCTCACCGGCCCGGGGCCGGCCGCCCGGCGATGA
- a CDS encoding S8 family peptidase, which yields MKAVNRVVSVAALLCLAAGTLPAGAAHAATAPTPQPATIVNAEAPGAVPDSYLVLLDDGIRADDTELTARHGVTVLDTYTHAVDGYHVRATEEQALALAADPAVLAVERDTLVEAADLVQPQPPSCGLDRIDQPDLPLDGAYRYPDSAGAGVTVYVVGTGIRYTHQDFGGRAQPGYDAGGGDGSDENGHGTHLAGTVGGASHGVAKASTLVSVKVLDAGGAGSVAGVVGGIDWLTENADGPAVAALSIGGAPSEALDAAVRASIAAGVTYAVAAGNSAADAGNFSPSRVTEAVTSAASSCDDRAGSASNHGQAVDLYAPGVDIVSTWHASDTATATLSGTASAAAHVAGVATLYLGDHPTAGPADVWAAIDAAAVLDRLTGVPAGTPNKLLQVVD from the coding sequence GTGAAGGCAGTGAACCGCGTCGTGTCCGTGGCCGCCCTGTTGTGCCTCGCCGCCGGCACCCTGCCGGCCGGCGCGGCCCACGCCGCCACGGCCCCGACGCCCCAGCCCGCGACCATCGTCAACGCCGAGGCGCCCGGCGCCGTCCCCGACAGCTATCTCGTCCTGCTGGACGACGGGATCAGAGCCGACGACACCGAGCTGACCGCGCGCCACGGCGTCACCGTGCTGGACACCTACACCCACGCCGTCGACGGCTACCACGTCAGGGCCACCGAGGAGCAGGCGCTGGCCCTGGCCGCCGACCCCGCCGTCCTGGCGGTGGAGCGGGACACCCTCGTCGAGGCCGCGGACCTCGTCCAACCCCAGCCGCCCTCCTGCGGGTTGGACCGCATCGACCAGCCGGACCTCCCGCTCGACGGCGCCTACCGCTACCCGGACTCGGCCGGCGCCGGCGTCACCGTCTATGTCGTCGGCACCGGGATCCGCTACACCCACCAGGACTTCGGTGGCCGCGCGCAGCCGGGCTACGACGCCGGCGGCGGCGACGGTTCGGACGAGAACGGCCATGGCACCCATCTGGCCGGCACGGTGGGCGGCGCCTCGCACGGCGTCGCCAAGGCGTCGACGCTGGTGTCGGTGAAGGTCCTCGACGCGGGCGGCGCCGGCAGCGTCGCCGGCGTGGTCGGCGGCATCGACTGGCTCACCGAGAACGCCGACGGGCCCGCCGTCGCCGCCCTCAGCATCGGCGGCGCCCCGAGCGAGGCGCTCGACGCGGCCGTCCGCGCGTCCATCGCGGCCGGCGTCACCTACGCCGTGGCCGCCGGCAACTCGGCCGCGGACGCCGGGAACTTCTCGCCGTCCCGGGTCACCGAGGCGGTCACCAGCGCCGCCTCCAGCTGCGACGACCGGGCCGGCTCGGCCAGCAACCACGGCCAGGCCGTCGACCTCTACGCCCCCGGCGTCGACATCGTCTCCACCTGGCACGCATCCGACACGGCGACCGCGACGCTCTCCGGCACCGCCTCGGCCGCCGCCCATGTCGCCGGGGTCGCCACCCTCTACCTCGGCGACCACCCGACGGCCGGCCCCGCCGACGTCTGGGCCGCCATCGACGCGGCGGCGGTGCTCGACCGGCTCACCGGCGTCCCCGCCGGCACCCCCAACAAGCTGCTCCAGGTGGTCGACTGA
- a CDS encoding PP2C family protein-serine/threonine phosphatase translates to MTESEIDYAAVYQAYPAAVALLSPDLMYVDANDAYLKVAGRPREQVVGHYVFEAFPDNPEDARASGMRNLKLSLERVAATGERDAMAIQRYDVQFEDRPGTWSERYWSIVNMPVPGPDGSVALLLHRVEEVTELIRARYDTGLGPEAEDRATRLESDLFTRAKEVQDANETLRRAHAREKEVALTLQKAMLVVPEPAFSDRVAVRYRPASATMNVCGDWYDMITVDEDRISVAVGDVVGHGLEAAGVMGQLRSALSAVARVSQGPGRALEVLDLYSRSVRGAESTTVVKTFIARRSRTVVYSSAGHLPPALVRVGGVVEFLDRATAPPLGARPEPGPAEEASVHFGEGDTLVLYTDGLVERRGEDIDLGLARLADSLTRHHTLSPEALADALLADLLSHGGTEDDTALVIVRL, encoded by the coding sequence ATGACCGAGTCGGAGATCGATTACGCGGCGGTCTACCAGGCGTACCCCGCCGCGGTGGCCCTGCTCAGCCCAGACCTCATGTACGTGGACGCCAACGACGCGTATCTCAAGGTGGCGGGACGGCCGAGAGAGCAGGTCGTCGGCCACTACGTGTTCGAGGCATTCCCCGACAACCCGGAGGACGCGCGCGCCAGCGGGATGCGCAACCTCAAGCTGTCGCTGGAACGCGTGGCGGCCACGGGGGAGCGCGACGCGATGGCCATCCAGCGCTACGACGTGCAGTTCGAGGACCGTCCCGGCACCTGGTCGGAGCGGTACTGGAGCATCGTCAACATGCCGGTGCCCGGCCCCGACGGATCGGTCGCGCTGCTGCTGCACCGGGTCGAGGAGGTCACCGAACTCATCCGCGCCAGGTACGACACGGGCCTCGGCCCGGAGGCCGAGGACCGCGCCACCCGGCTGGAGTCCGATCTCTTCACCCGTGCCAAGGAGGTCCAGGACGCCAACGAGACCCTCCGCCGGGCGCACGCCCGCGAGAAGGAGGTGGCGCTGACGTTGCAGAAGGCGATGCTGGTGGTCCCCGAACCGGCCTTCAGCGACCGGGTCGCCGTCCGCTACCGCCCGGCCAGCGCCACCATGAACGTGTGCGGCGACTGGTACGACATGATCACCGTGGACGAGGACCGGATCTCCGTGGCGGTGGGCGACGTGGTCGGCCACGGCCTGGAGGCGGCCGGCGTCATGGGCCAACTGCGCAGCGCGCTCAGCGCGGTGGCCCGGGTCTCCCAGGGCCCGGGCCGGGCCCTTGAGGTGCTCGACCTCTACTCGCGCTCGGTGCGGGGCGCCGAGTCCACCACCGTGGTGAAGACCTTCATCGCCCGCCGGTCGCGCACCGTCGTGTACAGCAGCGCCGGCCATCTGCCGCCGGCGCTGGTCAGAGTCGGCGGCGTCGTGGAGTTCCTCGACCGGGCCACCGCGCCGCCGCTCGGCGCCCGCCCCGAGCCCGGTCCGGCCGAGGAGGCGTCGGTCCACTTCGGCGAGGGCGACACCCTGGTCCTCTACACCGACGGCCTGGTCGAACGCCGGGGCGAGGACATCGACCTGGGCCTCGCCCGGCTCGCCGACTCCCTGACCCGCCACCACACCCTGAGCCCGGAGGCCCTCGCCGACGCCCTCCTCGCCGACCTGCTGAGCCACGGCGGCACCGAGGACGACACGGCCCTGGTGATCGTGCGGCTGTGA
- a CDS encoding aminoglycoside phosphotransferase family protein has translation MITVPEAFAWGTREREGDAAAGWLAELPGIVAELLDRWGCVPDGGVTHGGVGVIVPVRRGASGPAVLKVSFPHPGNVHEPDAFAAWRGRGAVLLHERDDARFAMLLERADTATLAEVPDGDEVVRIAGRISRRLAVAAPPGLPRLRGRADTWEEELRRDAAELTHALAPRVVAAARATVRELGRDQPDTLVHGDLHPGNILRAEREPWLAVDPKGYAGDPAYDSGALLKSRALTLARADDPRRAVARALDGFADAAELDPERVWRWAQFHAVETAFWARRHGFRIAREGPSLDHLTALADQLATLLTDPRRGAPRRRGGIS, from the coding sequence ATGATCACCGTACCGGAGGCGTTCGCGTGGGGGACGCGGGAGCGTGAGGGGGACGCCGCGGCGGGGTGGCTGGCCGAACTGCCGGGGATCGTCGCGGAGTTGCTGGACCGCTGGGGTTGTGTGCCGGACGGCGGGGTGACGCATGGCGGCGTCGGCGTCATCGTGCCGGTGCGGCGCGGCGCCTCGGGGCCCGCCGTGCTGAAGGTGTCGTTCCCACATCCGGGCAACGTCCACGAGCCCGACGCGTTCGCGGCCTGGCGCGGACGCGGCGCCGTGCTGTTGCACGAGCGGGACGACGCGCGCTTCGCGATGCTGCTGGAGCGGGCCGACACGGCGACCCTGGCCGAGGTGCCGGACGGCGACGAGGTGGTGCGGATCGCCGGACGGATCAGCCGCCGGCTGGCCGTCGCCGCCCCGCCGGGGCTGCCCAGGCTGCGCGGTCGGGCCGACACCTGGGAGGAGGAACTGCGGCGGGACGCGGCCGAGTTGACGCACGCCCTGGCGCCCCGGGTGGTGGCGGCTGCCAGGGCGACCGTCCGCGAGCTGGGCCGCGACCAGCCGGACACGCTGGTCCATGGCGACCTGCACCCCGGCAACATCCTGCGGGCCGAACGCGAACCCTGGCTGGCCGTGGACCCCAAGGGGTACGCGGGCGATCCCGCCTATGACAGCGGCGCCCTGCTCAAGTCCCGCGCGCTGACGCTCGCCCGGGCCGACGACCCGCGCCGGGCCGTCGCCCGCGCGCTGGACGGGTTCGCCGACGCCGCCGAACTCGATCCCGAACGGGTCTGGCGCTGGGCGCAGTTCCACGCCGTCGAGACCGCGTTCTGGGCCCGCCGCCACGGTTTCCGCATCGCCCGCGAGGGCCCGTCCCTCGACCACCTCACGGCGCTGGCCGACCAGTTGGCCACCCTCCTCACCGATCCCCGGCGAGGGGCCCCGCGTCGGAGGGGGGGAATCTCATGA
- a CDS encoding PA14 domain-containing protein — MFSALLLGSLAVPSSSAADLPPQEPGVTLRSFDIQDPIEQICTLKSGQTPNVDKLMPTIDWESTEDFGLEDFFLSQVIANIDIAESGDYTFRLISDDGSRLLIDDQLVIDHDGLHSAEPKDGTVQLEAGFHALHIDYFDHAAEQQLTLEWLPPGAEDFTLVPNDVLSTDADVVRVTAPGKKECEGGLDTPGDGLPLDSVHPNYDLTDLRPEGFEPQVSAMAWLPDDRLAIATWGGTDNVAGEVYLLDNVVGDTGPDQVTYTRIAEGLNEPMGLAHVDGKLYVSEKHQLTELNDTDGDEVTDEYTQVAEWPYGGNFHEFAFGLLYEDGHFYLNLSVAIDLGGDTTDPQPAPDRGTTISVDKETGEVSYIAGGLRTPHGIGHGPEGELFVTDNQGGWLPSSKLVHVQQDRFFNHYMNPAGPFDENEVTKPVLWLPQNEIGNSPSTLVMAEEGPFAGQMMIADVTYGGLQRAYLEEVGGEYQGALFRHTQGLEAGITRVTLGPDGAYYLGGLGAGGNWGQEGKLDYGLQKLTPSGANAFDIHEMRVTEDGFVLSYTQPLSEETAASLASSYQVEQWRYEPTEAYGGPKLDQETLQVASAELSEDGTEVTLGINGLQTDRVVHIQSPRPFSSADGESLWSTEAWYTLNALP, encoded by the coding sequence ATGTTCAGCGCTCTGCTTCTCGGCAGTCTCGCGGTGCCCAGCAGCTCCGCGGCCGATCTCCCCCCACAGGAACCCGGCGTCACGCTCCGCAGCTTCGACATCCAGGATCCGATCGAGCAGATCTGCACCCTGAAGTCCGGTCAGACGCCCAACGTGGACAAGCTGATGCCCACGATCGACTGGGAGTCCACCGAGGACTTCGGCCTGGAGGACTTCTTCCTCTCCCAGGTGATCGCCAACATCGACATCGCCGAGTCGGGCGACTACACCTTCCGCCTGATCAGCGACGACGGATCACGGCTGCTGATCGACGACCAACTGGTCATCGACCACGACGGGTTGCACTCGGCCGAGCCCAAGGACGGCACCGTCCAGCTCGAAGCGGGCTTCCACGCCCTGCACATCGACTACTTCGACCACGCGGCCGAACAGCAACTGACGTTGGAGTGGCTGCCGCCGGGCGCCGAGGACTTCACCCTGGTGCCGAACGACGTGCTCAGCACCGACGCCGACGTGGTGCGGGTGACCGCGCCGGGCAAGAAGGAGTGCGAGGGCGGCCTCGACACCCCGGGCGACGGGCTCCCGTTGGACTCCGTGCACCCCAACTACGATCTGACGGACCTCCGTCCTGAGGGCTTCGAGCCGCAGGTCTCCGCCATGGCGTGGCTGCCGGACGACCGGCTGGCCATCGCCACCTGGGGTGGCACCGACAACGTCGCTGGCGAGGTCTACCTGCTGGACAACGTGGTCGGCGACACCGGCCCCGACCAGGTGACCTACACCAGGATCGCCGAGGGCCTCAACGAGCCCATGGGCCTCGCCCATGTCGACGGCAAGCTCTATGTGTCGGAGAAGCACCAGCTCACCGAGCTGAACGACACCGACGGCGACGAGGTCACCGACGAGTACACCCAGGTCGCCGAGTGGCCCTACGGCGGCAACTTCCACGAGTTCGCCTTCGGCCTGCTCTACGAGGACGGGCACTTCTACCTCAACCTCTCCGTCGCCATCGACCTCGGCGGCGACACCACCGACCCGCAGCCGGCGCCCGACCGTGGCACCACCATCAGCGTCGACAAGGAGACCGGCGAGGTCTCCTACATCGCCGGTGGGCTGCGCACCCCGCACGGCATCGGCCACGGGCCCGAGGGCGAGCTGTTCGTCACGGACAACCAGGGCGGCTGGCTGCCCTCGTCCAAGCTGGTGCACGTCCAGCAGGACCGCTTCTTCAACCACTACATGAACCCGGCAGGCCCGTTCGACGAGAACGAGGTCACCAAGCCCGTGCTGTGGCTGCCGCAGAACGAGATCGGCAACTCCCCCAGCACCCTGGTGATGGCCGAGGAGGGCCCGTTCGCCGGGCAGATGATGATCGCCGACGTGACCTACGGCGGCCTCCAGCGCGCCTATCTGGAGGAGGTCGGCGGCGAGTACCAGGGCGCGCTCTTCCGCCACACCCAGGGGCTTGAGGCCGGCATCACCCGGGTCACCCTCGGCCCGGACGGCGCCTACTACCTCGGCGGCCTCGGCGCCGGCGGCAACTGGGGCCAGGAGGGCAAGCTGGACTACGGCCTCCAGAAGCTGACACCAAGCGGCGCCAACGCCTTCGACATCCACGAGATGCGGGTCACCGAGGACGGCTTCGTCCTCAGCTACACCCAGCCGCTCTCCGAGGAGACCGCCGCTTCGCTGGCCTCCAGCTACCAGGTGGAGCAGTGGCGTTACGAGCCGACCGAGGCGTACGGCGGCCCGAAGCTCGACCAGGAGACCCTCCAGGTCGCCTCGGCCGAACTGTCCGAGGACGGCACGGAGGTCACCCTCGGGATCAACGGCCTTCAGACCGACCGGGTGGTGCACATCCAGTCCCCGCGCCCCTTCAGCTCCGCCGACGGCGAGTCGCTGTGGAGCACCGAGGCCTGGTACACGCTCAACGCCCTGCCCTGA
- a CDS encoding DUF4287 domain-containing protein, whose translation MANTAKGPASYFPSIERTYGRPIAEWQALIRASPLTRHGELVSWLKQEHGLGHGHANALVAHVRAEDAAGGAGAPA comes from the coding sequence ATGGCGAACACAGCGAAGGGCCCAGCGAGTTACTTCCCCTCCATCGAGCGGACCTACGGGCGGCCGATAGCGGAGTGGCAGGCGCTGATCCGCGCCTCGCCGCTGACCCGGCACGGGGAGCTGGTCTCCTGGCTGAAGCAGGAGCACGGCCTGGGGCACGGCCATGCCAACGCGCTGGTGGCGCATGTCCGCGCCGAGGACGCGGCGGGGGGCGCCGGCGCGCCGGCGTGA
- a CDS encoding phosphotransferase family protein: MQRHDEKWIDYFAARGHASVAPLAAGMEGSVYALDATSVAKVWAVRSGEELARLRRFYDALAATELSFRTPRITEVLAVDGQFVSVEERLHGTPLDERDAQHPEVLPRGAAAMLDVLDQLGRVDAPALRGLAVLDEEHPFWAGHATWPEALTALIERRLARFGDVYRSFVPGFDAKVRRMLALVAGLDVPLGLLHGDLVPPNLLVDDELRVASVLDFGFLSTVGDPVFDLAVTASVYDMYSPAARRTERLVDGLIAERFDAPPERMALYRAVYGVVAGNVFDPLGQDGHFRFCADQLTRPEVADLLG; encoded by the coding sequence GTGCAGCGGCACGACGAGAAGTGGATCGACTACTTCGCGGCCAGGGGCCATGCCTCGGTCGCCCCGCTGGCGGCGGGCATGGAGGGCTCGGTCTACGCGCTCGACGCGACGTCGGTCGCCAAGGTCTGGGCCGTGCGCTCGGGCGAGGAGCTCGCGCGGCTCCGCCGCTTCTACGATGCGCTCGCCGCCACCGAGCTGAGTTTCCGCACTCCGCGCATCACCGAAGTGCTCGCTGTGGACGGCCAGTTCGTCAGCGTGGAGGAACGCCTGCACGGCACACCGCTGGACGAGCGGGACGCGCAACACCCGGAGGTCCTGCCCCGGGGCGCGGCGGCCATGCTGGACGTGCTCGACCAGCTGGGCCGCGTCGACGCCCCGGCGCTGCGCGGGCTCGCGGTGCTCGACGAGGAACACCCCTTCTGGGCCGGGCACGCCACCTGGCCCGAGGCGCTGACCGCGCTGATCGAACGCCGGCTGGCCCGCTTCGGCGACGTCTACCGGTCCTTCGTGCCCGGCTTCGACGCGAAGGTGCGGCGGATGCTGGCGCTGGTCGCCGGACTCGACGTGCCGCTCGGCCTGCTGCACGGCGACCTCGTCCCGCCCAACCTGCTGGTGGACGACGAGCTGCGGGTGGCGAGCGTGCTGGACTTCGGGTTCCTCTCCACCGTCGGGGACCCGGTCTTCGACCTCGCCGTGACGGCGAGCGTCTACGACATGTACAGCCCGGCGGCGCGGCGAACGGAGCGGCTCGTCGACGGCCTGATCGCCGAGCGGTTCGACGCCCCGCCGGAGCGGATGGCGCTGTACCGGGCGGTCTACGGGGTGGTCGCCGGCAACGTCTTCGACCCGCTCGGCCAGGACGGCCACTTCCGGTTCTGCGCCGACCAGCTGACCCGCCCCGAGGTCGCCGACCTCCTGGGCTGA
- a CDS encoding ThuA domain-containing protein, with the protein MTGAIPPTSGRPLRVTVWNENVHETTEPDVAARYPDGIHGAVADGVRAHLTDAEIRTATLAEPEHGLTEEVLAETDVLTWWGHAAHDRVDDAVVDRVRRHVLAGMGLLVLHSGHFSKIFITLLGTTCTLNWRNAKDRELVWTVAPTHPIAEGVPSPIDIPEQEMYGEYFDIPTPEELIFVSSFSGGEVFRSGVTFTRGHGRIFYFSPGDQEYPVYHHPDVRRVLANGVRWAAQPERARGVPEIHQRPTVDWFAGEGR; encoded by the coding sequence ATGACCGGAGCGATACCCCCGACGTCGGGCCGCCCCCTGCGTGTCACCGTCTGGAACGAGAACGTCCACGAGACCACCGAGCCCGACGTCGCCGCGCGCTATCCCGACGGCATCCACGGCGCCGTGGCGGACGGCGTCCGCGCCCACCTCACCGACGCCGAGATCCGCACCGCCACCCTGGCCGAGCCCGAACACGGCCTGACCGAAGAGGTGTTGGCCGAGACGGATGTGCTCACCTGGTGGGGGCACGCCGCTCACGACCGGGTGGACGACGCGGTGGTGGACCGGGTGCGGCGCCATGTGCTGGCCGGCATGGGCCTGTTGGTGCTCCACTCGGGGCACTTCTCCAAGATCTTCATCACCCTGCTGGGCACCACCTGCACCCTCAACTGGCGCAACGCCAAGGACCGCGAGCTGGTGTGGACCGTCGCACCGACGCATCCGATCGCCGAGGGCGTGCCCAGCCCCATCGACATCCCCGAACAGGAGATGTACGGCGAGTACTTCGACATCCCGACGCCGGAGGAGCTGATCTTCGTCAGCTCGTTCAGCGGCGGCGAGGTCTTCCGCTCCGGCGTCACGTTCACCCGTGGGCACGGCCGGATCTTCTACTTCAGCCCCGGCGACCAGGAGTACCCCGTCTACCACCACCCCGATGTGCGCCGGGTGTTGGCGAACGGGGTGCGCTGGGCGGCGCAGCCTGAGCGGGCGCGGGGGGTGCCCGAGATCCACCAGCGCCCCACCGTCGACTGGTTCGCCGGCGAGGGGCGATGA
- a CDS encoding Gfo/Idh/MocA family protein — protein MSPPAAFRTAGGTEPLRLLLVGAGGMGRAWLRAIAREPGVVLAGVVDLDVAAALRAVAEECGEPGVPVAASIGELADGEGVDAVVDVTVPAAHLPVTLEALGLGLPVLGEKPLAASLTEAVTLVRAAEEARELFMVSQSRRYDRQLFALRAQAGRLGQLGVLTQEFFKAPRFGGFRDAMDHPLVLDMAIHNFDAARFVLGADPVAVYCEEYNPAWSWYAGDAAGTALFEMTGGTRFVYTGSWCADGLETSWNSHWRISGAGGSATWDGEGEPAVEITDPARDPGFVPQAPPGGGIAGALADFVDALRTGRVPMGECHDNLLSLAMVHAAIASSADRVRVPVAEVLTAATPTG, from the coding sequence ATGAGCCCGCCGGCCGCCTTCCGCACCGCCGGGGGCACCGAGCCGCTGCGGCTGCTGCTGGTGGGCGCCGGCGGCATGGGCCGGGCGTGGCTGCGCGCCATCGCGCGGGAGCCGGGGGTGGTCCTGGCGGGTGTGGTGGACCTGGATGTGGCGGCGGCCCTTCGGGCGGTGGCCGAGGAGTGCGGCGAGCCGGGGGTGCCGGTCGCGGCCTCGATCGGTGAACTCGCCGACGGCGAGGGCGTCGACGCGGTGGTCGACGTCACCGTGCCGGCCGCGCATCTGCCGGTGACGCTTGAGGCGCTGGGCCTCGGGCTGCCGGTGCTGGGCGAGAAGCCGCTGGCGGCGAGCCTGACCGAGGCGGTCACGCTGGTGCGGGCGGCGGAGGAGGCGCGGGAGCTGTTCATGGTCAGCCAGAGTCGCCGCTACGACCGGCAGCTCTTCGCGCTGCGGGCCCAGGCCGGGCGTCTTGGGCAACTCGGTGTGCTCACCCAGGAGTTCTTCAAGGCGCCGCGCTTCGGCGGCTTCCGGGACGCGATGGACCACCCGCTGGTCCTCGACATGGCGATCCACAACTTCGACGCCGCCAGGTTCGTCCTGGGCGCCGATCCGGTGGCGGTCTACTGCGAGGAGTACAACCCGGCCTGGAGCTGGTACGCGGGGGACGCGGCCGGCACGGCGCTCTTCGAGATGACGGGCGGCACCCGGTTCGTCTACACCGGCAGCTGGTGCGCCGACGGGCTCGAAACCTCCTGGAACAGCCACTGGCGGATCAGCGGCGCCGGCGGCAGCGCCACCTGGGACGGGGAGGGCGAGCCGGCCGTCGAGATCACGGACCCGGCGCGGGATCCGGGGTTCGTGCCCCAGGCCCCGCCGGGCGGCGGGATCGCCGGCGCGCTGGCCGACTTCGTCGACGCGCTGCGCACCGGGCGGGTGCCGATGGGGGAGTGCCACGACAACCTGTTGAGCCTCGCCATGGTGCACGCCGCGATCGCCTCGTCGGCCGACCGGGTCCGGGTGCCGGTGGCCGAGGTGCTCACCGCGGCGACGCCCACCGGCTGA